The Ictidomys tridecemlineatus isolate mIctTri1 chromosome 6, mIctTri1.hap1, whole genome shotgun sequence genome includes a region encoding these proteins:
- the Pus7l gene encoding pseudouridylate synthase PUS7L isoform X2, translating to MEEDTHYRIRFSSLCFINEHVGFQGTIKSSPGDFIVIEIDEQGQLVNKAIDEPINAVSKIPELNNFAKKPKLDLQNLSFEDGSYQELNTLSKCSDGDQNHQSNSEKEDTISDRTSKCEEEKADVLNFFLDEKTNELLNQFACDVKEKWNSETELIGPSPEFSLGRILDKNQRAILHSAIRQKFPFLITVGKNSEIVIKPNLEYKELCHLVSEEEALDFFKYLDAKKENSKFTFKPDANKDHRKAVHHFVNKKFGNLVETKSFPEQTYSAGDPNVVITVRFREKTKHKKRSLLECQERKVIYTAFTLRKENLEMFEAIGFLALKLGVIPSDFTYAGLKDKKAITYQAMVVRKVTPERLKNIEKEIEKKRMNVFNIRSVGKPLRLGQLKGNHFNIVVRNLQNQINDSANLKERIFEAIENVKNKGFVNYYGPQRFGKGRKVHTDQIGLALLKNEMVKAIKLFLTPEDLDDPVNRAKKYFLQTEDAKGTLSLMPEFKVRERALLEALHRFGMTEEGCIQAWFSFPHSMRLFYIHAYSSKIWNEAASYRLETYGSKVVEGDLICLDEDVDEHFPSTKVHLVTEEEESANTYTIHQVVLPVLGYNIQYPKNQVGQWYQETLSRDGLQTSS from the exons ATGGAAGAAGATACACATTATAGAATCAGGTTTAGTTCTTTGTGTTTCATCAATGAACATGTTGGATTTCAGGGTACTATAAAAAGCTCACCTGGTGACTTTATTGTTATTGAGATCGATGAACAAGGACAGTTAGTTAATAAAGCCATTGATGAACCAATTAATGCAGTTAGTAAAATACCTGAGCTGAATAATTTTGCCAAAAAGCCAAAATTAGATCTTCAAAATTTGTCCTTTGAAGATGGAAGTTACCAAGAACTTAATACTTTGTCTAAGTGCTCTGATGGTGACCAAAATCACCAGTCTAATTCAGAAAAAGAAGATACCATCAGTGATAGGACTTCCAAGTGTGAAGAAGAAAAAGCTGATGTATTAAACTTCTttttagatgaaaaaacaaatgaattactGAATCAGTTTGCCTGTGATgtaaaagagaaatggaattcAGAAACTGAGCTAATTGGGCCATCTCCTGAATTCTCATTAGGCAGGATTCTTGACAAAAACCAAAGGGCTATTTTACACAGTGCTATTAGGCAGAAATTTCCTTTCTTAATAACTGtaggaaaaaacagtgaaattGTTATAAAACCAAATCTTGAATATAAAGAACTTTGCCATTTGGTATCTGAAGAAGAAGCACTTGACTTTTTTAAGTATTTggatgcaaagaaagaaaattccaaattTACCTTTAAGCCTGATGCAAACAAAGACCACAGAAAAGCTGTCCACCATTTTGTCAATAAGAAGTTTGGAAACCTTGTGGAGACCAAATCTTTTCCTGAACAGACTTACAGTGCTGGTGATCCAAATGTAGTAATAACAGTAAGATTTCGGGAAAAAACAAAGCACAAGAAAAGGTCTCTTCTTGAATGCCAGGAAAGAAAAGTGATATATACAG CTTTTACCCTACGAAAGGAAAATCTGGAGATGTTTGAAGCAATTGGTTTTTTAGCTCTCAAACTTGGTGTGATTCCTTCGGATTTTACTTATGCAGGCCTTAAAGACAAGAAAGCCATCACCTATCAAGCAATGGTTGTGAGAAAAGTGACTCCAGAGAG gttgaaaaatattgaaaaagaaattgaaaagaaaagaatgaatgtgTTTAATATTCGATCTGTTGGTAAGCCCCTTAGACTTGGACAGCTCAAAGGAAATCACTTTAATATTGTCGTCAGAAATttacaaaatcaaataaatgattcTGCAAAtttgaaagagagaatttttgagGCGATAGAAAATGTTAAG aATAAAGGTTTTGTGAATTACTATGGACCACAGAGAtttgggaagggaaggaaagttCATACAGACCAAATTGGATTGGCTTTGCTGAAGAATGAAATG GTGAAGgccataaaattatttcttacaccAGAAGACTTGGATGATCCTGTAAATAGagcaaagaaatattttcttcaaactg AGGATGCTAAAGGCACACTTTCATTGATGCCTGAATTCAAAGTTCGAGAGAGAGCGTTGTTGGAGGCATTACATCGCTTTGGCATGACAGAGGAGGGTTGTATCCAGGCATGGTTCTCTTTTCCCCATTCCATGCGCTTATTCTATATTCATGCATATAGCAGCAAAATTTGGAATGAGGCAGCGTCTTACCGACTTGAAACCTATGGATCAAAAGTAGTGGAGGGTGATTTGATCTGTTTGGATGAAGATGTTGATGAGCATTTTCCAAGTACTAAA gttCATCTGGTGACGGAAGAAGAGGAATCAGCTAACACATATACAATACACCAG GTGGTTCTTCCCGTACTTGGATACAATATTCAGTACCCGAAGAATCAAGTAGGGCAATGGTACCAGGAAACACTTAGCAGAGATGGACTACAGACAT CATCCTGA
- the Pus7l gene encoding pseudouridylate synthase PUS7L isoform X1 encodes MEEDTHYRIRFSSLCFINEHVGFQGTIKSSPGDFIVIEIDEQGQLVNKAIDEPINAVSKIPELNNFAKKPKLDLQNLSFEDGSYQELNTLSKCSDGDQNHQSNSEKEDTISDRTSKCEEEKADVLNFFLDEKTNELLNQFACDVKEKWNSETELIGPSPEFSLGRILDKNQRAILHSAIRQKFPFLITVGKNSEIVIKPNLEYKELCHLVSEEEALDFFKYLDAKKENSKFTFKPDANKDHRKAVHHFVNKKFGNLVETKSFPEQTYSAGDPNVVITVRFREKTKHKKRSLLECQERKVIYTAFTLRKENLEMFEAIGFLALKLGVIPSDFTYAGLKDKKAITYQAMVVRKVTPERLKNIEKEIEKKRMNVFNIRSVGKPLRLGQLKGNHFNIVVRNLQNQINDSANLKERIFEAIENVKNKGFVNYYGPQRFGKGRKVHTDQIGLALLKNEMVKAIKLFLTPEDLDDPVNRAKKYFLQTEDAKGTLSLMPEFKVRERALLEALHRFGMTEEGCIQAWFSFPHSMRLFYIHAYSSKIWNEAASYRLETYGSKVVEGDLICLDEDVDEHFPSTKVHLVTEEEESANTYTIHQVVLPVLGYNIQYPKNQVGQWYQETLSRDGLQTCRFKVPTLKLNVPGCYRQILKHAHNLSYQLMGDHDVKMEGSHIDESTLSLLISFNLDASCYATVCLREVMKYDI; translated from the exons ATGGAAGAAGATACACATTATAGAATCAGGTTTAGTTCTTTGTGTTTCATCAATGAACATGTTGGATTTCAGGGTACTATAAAAAGCTCACCTGGTGACTTTATTGTTATTGAGATCGATGAACAAGGACAGTTAGTTAATAAAGCCATTGATGAACCAATTAATGCAGTTAGTAAAATACCTGAGCTGAATAATTTTGCCAAAAAGCCAAAATTAGATCTTCAAAATTTGTCCTTTGAAGATGGAAGTTACCAAGAACTTAATACTTTGTCTAAGTGCTCTGATGGTGACCAAAATCACCAGTCTAATTCAGAAAAAGAAGATACCATCAGTGATAGGACTTCCAAGTGTGAAGAAGAAAAAGCTGATGTATTAAACTTCTttttagatgaaaaaacaaatgaattactGAATCAGTTTGCCTGTGATgtaaaagagaaatggaattcAGAAACTGAGCTAATTGGGCCATCTCCTGAATTCTCATTAGGCAGGATTCTTGACAAAAACCAAAGGGCTATTTTACACAGTGCTATTAGGCAGAAATTTCCTTTCTTAATAACTGtaggaaaaaacagtgaaattGTTATAAAACCAAATCTTGAATATAAAGAACTTTGCCATTTGGTATCTGAAGAAGAAGCACTTGACTTTTTTAAGTATTTggatgcaaagaaagaaaattccaaattTACCTTTAAGCCTGATGCAAACAAAGACCACAGAAAAGCTGTCCACCATTTTGTCAATAAGAAGTTTGGAAACCTTGTGGAGACCAAATCTTTTCCTGAACAGACTTACAGTGCTGGTGATCCAAATGTAGTAATAACAGTAAGATTTCGGGAAAAAACAAAGCACAAGAAAAGGTCTCTTCTTGAATGCCAGGAAAGAAAAGTGATATATACAG CTTTTACCCTACGAAAGGAAAATCTGGAGATGTTTGAAGCAATTGGTTTTTTAGCTCTCAAACTTGGTGTGATTCCTTCGGATTTTACTTATGCAGGCCTTAAAGACAAGAAAGCCATCACCTATCAAGCAATGGTTGTGAGAAAAGTGACTCCAGAGAG gttgaaaaatattgaaaaagaaattgaaaagaaaagaatgaatgtgTTTAATATTCGATCTGTTGGTAAGCCCCTTAGACTTGGACAGCTCAAAGGAAATCACTTTAATATTGTCGTCAGAAATttacaaaatcaaataaatgattcTGCAAAtttgaaagagagaatttttgagGCGATAGAAAATGTTAAG aATAAAGGTTTTGTGAATTACTATGGACCACAGAGAtttgggaagggaaggaaagttCATACAGACCAAATTGGATTGGCTTTGCTGAAGAATGAAATG GTGAAGgccataaaattatttcttacaccAGAAGACTTGGATGATCCTGTAAATAGagcaaagaaatattttcttcaaactg AGGATGCTAAAGGCACACTTTCATTGATGCCTGAATTCAAAGTTCGAGAGAGAGCGTTGTTGGAGGCATTACATCGCTTTGGCATGACAGAGGAGGGTTGTATCCAGGCATGGTTCTCTTTTCCCCATTCCATGCGCTTATTCTATATTCATGCATATAGCAGCAAAATTTGGAATGAGGCAGCGTCTTACCGACTTGAAACCTATGGATCAAAAGTAGTGGAGGGTGATTTGATCTGTTTGGATGAAGATGTTGATGAGCATTTTCCAAGTACTAAA gttCATCTGGTGACGGAAGAAGAGGAATCAGCTAACACATATACAATACACCAG GTGGTTCTTCCCGTACTTGGATACAATATTCAGTACCCGAAGAATCAAGTAGGGCAATGGTACCAGGAAACACTTAGCAGAGATGGACTACAGACATGTAGGTTTAAAGTACCTACTCTGAAACTGAACGTACCAGGATGCTATAGACAGATTTTGAAACATGCCCATAATCTCTCATACCAACTAATGGGAGATCATGATGTCAAAATGGAAGGTTCCCACATCGATGAATCaactttatctcttttgatcTCTTTTAATCTTGATGCTTCATGTTATGCCACAGTTTGTCTGAGGGAAGTAATGAAGTATGACATTTAA